A part of Bufo bufo chromosome 7, aBufBuf1.1, whole genome shotgun sequence genomic DNA contains:
- the LOC121008385 gene encoding E3 ubiquitin/ISG15 ligase TRIM25-like, with amino-acid sequence MASADLRAELDCSICLSLYTDPVYLRCGHNFCRSCIVSALDAQEAAGVYSCPDCRAEYPERPVLEKNRKLGNIVERFLSAQPDMEETGIFCTYCTKSPVPAVRTCLQCEASFCEKHLSRHSKSSEHTLVEPTATPKERKCSTHKEVLKYYCPMDAACICVSCWVAGDHKAHDVELLDVASEKEKEKLRKYLEELNPQKAEIQTKLQNLQDRQRNIQEKASDKRKNVRKLFMDIKKQLEIAEQKALSEISRQEKKIVSQISDLIKKLEIEADELSRKMRHVEEMCHVTDPIRLLQEGDITVCGHGDDEDTGADGGEGRSEDDLDEVLISLTLHRSMRDIVTNVTSELGLHVPDILLDEDTANPYVKISEDRKTATRTEEKQNRPKSPGRFLYYPQVLSRCVLSSGRHYWEVEWDQKGGCNIGLSYPSIEREGQESCNGLNDKSWCLYMFGAVCGVRHRSVGSRLSVDRTCRRLGVFLDYEAGRLSFYQLCDPVRHLHTFTASFSQPLHVLFFVKDEASVRIIS; translated from the coding sequence ATGGCGTCTGCTGACCTGAGGGCCGAGCTGGACTGCTCCATCTGCCTGAGCCTCTATACAGATCCCGTATACCTGAGATGTGGACACAACTTCTGCCGCTCGTGTATTGTGAGTGCGCTGGATGCGCAGGAGGCAGCTGGAGTGTATTCCTGTCCTGACTGCAGAGCAGAATATCCGGAGCGTCCGGTCCTGGAGAAGAACAGGAAGCTGGGGAACATAGTGGAGCGTTTCTTATCTGCTCAGCCTGATATGGAGGAGACCGGGATCTTCTGTACTTACTGTACTAAGTCTCCTGTACCGGCTGTGAGGACATGTCTGCAGTGTGAGGCCTCGTTCTGTGAAAAGCACTTGAGTAGACACAGTAAGTCATCAGAACATACTTTGGTTGAACCTACTGCTACCCCGAAGGAAAGAAAATGCTCCACACACAAGGAGGTGCTGAAATACTATTGTCCGATGGACGCCGCCTGTATCTGTGTCTCCTGCTGGGTGGCCGGAGACCACAAGGCACATGACGTGGAGCTACTGGACGTGGCCTCTGAGAAGGAGAAAGAGAAGCTGAGGAAATATCTGGAGGAACTAAACccacaaaaagcagaaattcagacGAAACTTCAGAATCTGCAGGATCGTCAGAGGAATATCCAGGAGAAGGCCTCTGATAAGAGGAAGAACGTCAGGAAGTTATTTATGGACATTAAGAAACAACTGGAAATAGCAGAACAGAAAGCGTTGAGCGAGATCTCcaggcaggagaagaagattGTGTCCCAGATATCTGATCTGATCAAGAAGCTGGAAATAGAGGCGGACGAGCTGTCCAGGAAGATGCGTCACGTGGAGGAGATGTGTCATGTCACCGACCCAATAAGACTCCTACAAGAAGGTGACATTACAGTATGTGgtcatggagatgatgaggacacAGGGGCAGATGGTGGAGAGGGCAGGTCTGAGGATGATCTGGATGAGGTTCTGATCTCACTGACCTTACACCGATCTATGAGGGATATTGTCACCAATGTCACATCAGAGCTCGGGCTCCATGTTCCAGACATATTGCTGGATGAGGACACTGCTAATCCATATGTGAAGATATCAGAAGATCGGAAAACAGCAACAAGAACAgaagaaaaacagaacagaccAAAATCACCGGGAAGGTTCCTGTATTATCCCCAGGTGTTAAGCAGATGTGTCCTCTCCTCAGGAAGACATTACTGGGAGGTAGAGTGGGACCAGAAAGGAGGATGTAACATCGGACTGTCCTATCCCAGTATAGAAAGGGAAGGACAGGAGTCTTGTAATGGACTTAATGATAAATCTTGGTGTTTGTATATGTTTGGTGCAGTTTGTGGAGTGCGTCACCGCTCAGTCGGATCCCGCCTCAGTGTAGATAGAACATGTCGTAGACTTGGGGTCTTCTTAGACTATGAGGCCGGGCGTCTGTCCTTCTATCAGCTGTGTGACCCCGTCAGACACTTACACACCTTCACCGCCTCCTTCTCTCAACCCCTACATGTTCTCTTCTTTGTGAAGGATGAAGCCTCTGTTAGAATAATAAGCTGA